TCCCTCCACCATTACCGTATCCACCACCTTCGCCATGACCTCCACCATCACCATTGCCGCCACCGTTAGCATAGCCAGTTGCCCCATAATAGCCTTCACTGTCCACCTTGCTGGAGCCGCTCCCAAAGCCAGAGCCATCGCCATGGCCACTAGAACCTTGGTCACCGTCTCCTCTTCCGGCGCCCCCACCACCGCCGGCACCTCCGGCGTCAGTGCGCCCACCGCCAATCCATGCTCTTCCGGCACCACGGCTAGTACTTGAGCTAGATCCTGACCCTGACCCAGAGCCATACCCACTGCCACCActaccgccaccaccgccaccactaCCGCCACCACCGGAACTAGCCCGGGCATGATCCGACGACCCAGACGTACTAACGCTACTGCCAGCCGACCCATCGCCACCCCCAGACCCTGCCCCGGCACCGGTTCCGGTTCCACCTCCCACTCCCCCTCCCTGACCTTGCCCCTCTGCGCTAGACAATCTAGCTACCCGTGCAGCATTGGATAGTCCAACTACTAGCAGGGCAACGAAACCAAGTGCTACAAGTTTGGTACCAGCCATTGTTGGTGTGTGTTGTAAACTTGTAAAGTGGATGCTGAGATGAATATGGTACGTGGAAGTTTGCATGGGTACTTATAGTGCCGCGAGCCCAAGCAAGGGGCGCTCTAGTTTTAGCTGGTTACTGGCTCAGCAGTAGTTGCAGTTGTCTAGCGGATTGATCAAGTTGACTGCAACTCCCATAAGATTCCATGCGCCGAACGATGAACTAGCTTGAGTTGACAATGCAGCGACGACCTTGGAGCTTGCGGTCGAGCTGTACATGCGTACGTATGTGCCAAGATGTACATGGAAACCTGAAATCTACTGCGTGTTGTGCTCAGCACTCAACGGTTTGACAATCAAGTGTAGCTAGAAGCATTTCCATTGATCGTCATGGATATTAGTTACGATGGGTTTGAATCTTGGATCGTCCAACCTTAGTATATTTCCTTGGTTAGATGAAAATGGAGTTGAAGAACTCTGTTTTAGTTGAGGCGTCCAGAGCTCAGATGCAGAGTCTCATTCCTTTCCTTGTACTCTTTTACTCTTTCCCTTCGCTCCTCTCTATCCTATTGTTGTAGCTGCCGCCATTTCTTGTTTATTTTAAATGCAAAGTCGGTTGCAGTCACCTTaactttgtttttgttttttgataaATGATGGATTTTATTGACTCAAAAGAACATCAAGAGAATACAAACACAATGAGCGCATATCCGGCCTCTACATAATTAGGATGCATAAAGTCAACACCAATGCACAACCACACACAAAGAAACACGTGGACAAAGAGCAAAGTCATACAAGACCAAATCTATGCCAAGGTGGAGGAAAAAAAATTCAAAGCGATCATAATAGCGATCGACGAACTATAACACAAACATATCCACACCAACCATCTCTTGACATCACAAGGACAATGAAAAATGTTCTCCAACAGCAACGCCTTGAGGAAGGGAATGATGTTCAAGGTCTGCTGTTGCCGGATCCAACCATAGAAGGTCATATCCTAGGTTTTCAACTTGAAGATCAACCCAGAGCAATGTCGTCAATAAggtcacaatgcaaaatcatcaCCATTGTCAGGTATACAACTAGTTCAGACTTAGGGTTTTCACCCAGAGCTCGAGATCGGGTACTCGAGAAGCACCACCAAATCAAAGTCATCATGTGTTGTTACTACCACCACTTTCCGCGATCCCAGTCACCACATGTGTATCATGGTCTTGACATGCCATGCAAATGAAGACAATGCACGTACAAGCAGGTAGTTGAGCCGCGACAATAGCCTACCGTCACCAAATCCTCGAAAAACGAAGTCATCATCGCACATGtgtgaagaaaatatgccctagaggcaataataaagttgttatttatatttccttatatcatgataaatgtttattattcatgctagaattatattaatcggaaacttagtacatgtgtgaatacatagacaaacaaagtgtcactagtatgcctctacttgactagctcgttgatcaaagatggttaagtttcctagccatagacatgtgttgtcatttgatgaacgggatcacattattagagaatgatgtgatggacaagacccatccgttagcttggcataaatgatcgtttagttttattgctactgctttcttcatgacttatacatgttcctctgactatgagattatgcaactcccaaataccggaggaacaccttgtgtgctatcaaacgtcacaacgtaactgggtgattataaagatgctctacaggtgtctccgaaggtgtttgttgggttggcatagatcgagattaggatttgtcactccgtatttcggagaggtatctctgggccctctcggtaatgcacatcactataagccttgcaagcaatgtgactaatgagttagttgcgggatgatgcattacggaacgagtaaagagacttgccggtaacgagattgaactaggtatgatgataccgacgatcgaatctcgggcaagtaacataccgatgacaaagggaacaacgtatgttgttatgcgttttgatcgataaagatctttgtagaatatgtaggaaccaatatgagcatccaggttccgctattggttattgaccggagatgtgtctcggtcatgtctacatagttctcgaacccgtagggtccgcacgcttaacgttcgatgatgatttgtattatgagtttatgtgatttgatgaccgaaggttgttcggagtcccggatgagatcacggacatgtcgaggagtctcgaaatggtcgagacataaagattgatatattttaaggttatattcggacaccggaagggttccgaagtgtatcagatatttttcggagtaccgggaggttaccggaacccctcggggagtcaatgggccttaatgggccctagtggagataGGAGGCAGTGGGCAAGTGGTGGGGCACgccccctaggcccaaaccgaattggttgaGGGtttgggggccggcccccctttccttcttctctcctcctccttcctccttctaataggaataggaaaggggggagccaaacctacttggagtaggactcccccccttgggcgcgccaccccttggtcggcctcctcctccctccctcctttatatacgtgggaggggggcaccccaaagacacacaagttgattgtttagccgtgtgcggtgcccccctccacagatttccacctcggccatatcgttgaagtgcttaggcgaagccctgcgtcggtaacttcatcatcaccgtcatcacgccatcgcgctgatgaagctctccctcgacacttagCTGGATCTaaagttcgtgggacgtcaccgagctgaacgtgtgcagatcgtggaggtgctgtactttcggtactaggatcggtcggattgtgaagacgtacgattacattaaccgcgttgtcataacgcttccgctttcgtctacgagggtacgtggacaacactctgccctctcgttgctgttggggaacgtagtaatttcaaaaaaattcctacgcacacgcaagatcatggtgatgcatagcaacgagaggggagagtgttttccacgtaccctcgtagaccgatagcggaagagttatcacaacgcggttgatgtagtcatacgtcttcacgatccgaccgatcaagtaccgaacgtacggcacctccgagttctacacacgttcagctcgatgatgtccctcgaactccgatctagccgagtgttgagggagagtttcgtcagcacgacgacgtggtgacgatgatgatgttccaccgacgcagggattcgcctaagctccgcaacggtattatcgaggtgtaatatggtggagggggcaccgcacacggctaagagatctcaaggatcaattgttgtgtctatggggtgccccctgcccccgtatataaaggagcaagggggaggcagccggccaaggggagaggcgtgccaaagggggggagtcctcctcccaCCGGGAgcaggactcctcctttccttgtgggagtaggagaagggaagggggaaggagaaagaaggaagggggcgccccccctccctagtccaattcggactagcccatggggaggggtgcgaccaccttttgaggcctttctctcctttcccgtatggcccattaaggcccaatacgaattcccgtaactctccagtactccgaaaaatacccgaatcactcggaacctttccgaagtccgaatatagtcgtccaatatatcgatttttacgtctcgaccatttagagactcctcgtcatatccccgatctcatccgggacgccgaactccttcggtacatcaaaactcaataaaactgtcatcgtaacgttaagcgtgcggaccctacgggttcgagaactatgtagacatgaccgagacacatctccggtcaataaccaatagcgggacctggatgcccatattggctcccacatattctacgaagatctttatcggtcagaccgcataataacatacgttgttccctttgtcaccggtatgttacttgcccgagatttgatcgtcggtatctcgatacctagttcaatctcgttaccggaaagtctctttactcgttccgtaacacatcatcccgcaactaacttattagtcacaatgcttgcaaggcttatagtgatgtgcattactgagtgggcccggagatacctctccgacaattggagtgacaaatcctaatctcaaaatatgccaacccaacaagtacctttggagacacctgtagagcacctttataatcacccatttacgttgtgacgtttggtagcacacaaagtgttcctccggtaaacgggagttgcataatctcatagtcataggaacatgtataagtcatgaagaaagcaatagcaacatactaaacgatcgagtgctaagctaacggaatgggtcaagtcaatcacgtcattctcctaatgaggtgatctcgttaatcaaatgacaacttatgtctatggctaggaaacataaccatctttgattaacgagctagtcaagtagaggcatactagtgacactctgtttgtctatatattcacacatgtattatgtttccggttaatacaattctagcatgaataataaacatttatcatgatataaggaaataaataatactttattattgcctctagggcatatttccttcagttgctatgcatcacctagatggatcttgcgtgtgcgtaggattttttttgaaattactgtgttccccaacagtggcatccgagccaggtttatgcgtagatgttatatgcacgagtagaacacaaagagttgtgggcgataatagtcatactgcttaccagcatgtcatactttgattccgcggtattgttggatgaagcggcccagaccgacattacatgaccgcgttcatgagactcgTTCTACcgcgtgcttcgcacacaggtggctagtgggtgtctgtttctccaactttagttgaatcaagtatGACTGCGCCCGGTCCttgtagcgatagtcatagaagcaatagttggcgagacgacaacgatgctacaatggagatcaaggtgtcgcgccggtgacgatggtgatcatgacggtgctttggagatggagatcaaaggcacaagatgatgatggccatatcatatcacttatattgattgcatgtgatgtttatcctttatgcatcttattttgcttagatcggcggtagcattataagatgagctctcactaaatttcaaggtaaaagtgttctccctgagtatgcaccgttgcgaaagttcgtcgtgccgagacaccacatgatgatcgggtatgataagctctacgttcacatacaacgggtgcaagccagttttgcacacgcagaatactcgggttaaacttgacgagcctagcatatgcaatatggcctcggaacactgagaccgaaaggtcgagcgtgaatcatatagtagatatgatcaacatagtgatgttcaccattgaaaactactccatctcacgtgatgatcggacatggtttagttgatttggatcacgtgatcacttacatgattagagggatatctatctaagtgggagttcttaagtaatatgattaattgaactttaatttatcatgaacttagtacctgatagtatcttgcatgtctatgttgttgtagatcaatggcccgtgctactgttcctttgaattttaatgcgttcctagagaaagctaagttgaaagatgatgatagcaactacacggactgggtccgtaacttgaggattatcctcattgctacacagaagaattacgtcctgaaagcaccgctgggtgcaagacccgctgcaggagcaacgccggacgttgtgaacgcctggcagagcaaagtttatgactactcgatagttcagtgtgccatgctttacagcttagaaccgggacttcaacgacgttttgaacgtcatggagcatatgagatgttccaggagttgaagtgaatatttcaagcaaatgcccggattgagagatatgaagtctccaataagttctatagctgcaaaatggaggagaatagttctgtcagtgagcatatactcaaaatgtctgggtatcataatcacttgactcagctgggagttaatcttccggttgatagtgtcattgacagagttcttcaatcactgccaccaagctacaaaagcttcgtgatgaactataacatgcaagggatggataagacgattcccgagctcttcgcaatgctaaaggctgcggaggtagaaatccagaaggagcatcaagcgttgatggtcaacaagaccaccagtttcaagaaaaagggtaaagggaagaaggggaacttcaagaagaacggcaagcaagttgctgctcaagtgaagaagcccaagtctggacctaagcctgagactgagtgcttctactgtaaagggactggtcactggaagcggaactgccccaagtatttggcggataagaaggatggcaaggtgaacaaaggtatatgtgatctacatgttattgatgtgtaccttactaatgctcacagtagtgcctgggtatctgatactggttctgttgctaatatttgcaactcgaaacagggactacggattaagcgaagattgactaaggacgaggtgacgatgcgcgtgggaaatggttccaaagtcgatgtgatcgccgtcggcacgctacctctatatctaccttcgggattagttttagacctgaataatttttatttggtgccagcgttaagcatgaacattatatctggatcttgtttgatgcgaaacagttattcatttaaatccgagaataatggttgttttatttatatgagtaatatcttttatggtcatgcacccttgaagagtggtctatttttgttgaatctcgatagtagtgacatgcatattcataatattgaaaccaaaagatgcagagttgataatgatagtgcaacttatttgtggcactgccgtttgggtcatattggtgtaaagcgcatgaagaaactccataccgatggacttttggaatcacttgattatgaatcacttggtacttgcgaaccatgcctcatgggcaagatgactaaaactccgttctctggaacaatggagcgagcaacagatttgttggaaatcatacatattgatgtatgtggtccgatgaatattgaggctcacggtgggtatcgttattttctgaccttcacagatgatttgagcagatatgggtatatctacttgatgaaacataagtctgaaacatttgaaaagttcaaagaatttcagagtgaagtggaaaatcaccgtaacaagaaaataaagttttcgcgatctgatcgtggaggagaatatttgagttacgaggttggtcttcatttgaaacaaagcggaatagtttcacaactcacgccacccggaacacgacagcgtaatggtgtgttcgaacgtcgtaatcgtactttattagatatggtgcaatctataatgtctcttactgatttaccgctatcattttggggttatgctttaaagacagctgcattcacgttaaatagggcaccatctatatccgttaagacgacaccatatgaactgtggtttggcaaaaaaaccaag
This sequence is a window from Aegilops tauschii subsp. strangulata cultivar AL8/78 chromosome 7, Aet v6.0, whole genome shotgun sequence. Protein-coding genes within it:
- the LOC109752606 gene encoding uncharacterized protein, producing the protein MQTSTYHIHLSIHFTSLQHTPTMAGTKLVALGFVALLVVGLSNAARVARLSSAEGQGQGGGVGGGTGTGAGAGSGGGDGSAGSSVSTSGSSDHARASSGGGGSGGGGGGSGGSGYGSGSGSGSSSSTSRGAGRAWIGGGRTDAGGAGGGGGAGRGDGDQGSSGHGDGSGFGSGSSKVDSEGYYGATGYANGGGNGDGGGHGEGGGYGNGGGNGSGYGNGEFP